Proteins encoded by one window of Pseudonocardia alni:
- a CDS encoding 4-(cytidine 5'-diphospho)-2-C-methyl-D-erythritol kinase, whose amino-acid sequence MLSAVPRPVTVRVPAKINLHLAVGGVRPDGFHDLVTVFHAVSLFDEISVEQAQEPALEVHGDGVAEVPLDATNLAWRAVELLAEKAGRAPDVRVTLRKGIPVAGGMAGGSADAAGTLVALSSLWRLELGRDELAELAAELGSDVTFGLHGGTALGTGRGEKIIPVLARHRLHWVIALARGGLSTPAVFSELDRLRGDGPIAERPVEPVLEALSSGDPRRLALNLGNDLQVAAVSMAPDLRRTLRAGVNSGALAGLVSGSGPTCAFLCADADSAVEVATELAGMGVCRTVRVAHGPAGGARIVDTSETGGDHPPDRGGPSSSGSWPPVRA is encoded by the coding sequence GTGCTGTCCGCCGTGCCGCGACCGGTCACCGTCCGGGTTCCCGCGAAGATCAACCTGCACCTCGCCGTGGGCGGGGTGCGGCCGGACGGCTTCCACGACCTCGTCACGGTGTTCCACGCCGTCAGCCTGTTCGACGAGATCTCGGTCGAGCAGGCGCAGGAGCCCGCGCTGGAGGTGCACGGCGACGGCGTCGCCGAGGTGCCGCTGGACGCCACCAACCTGGCCTGGCGAGCGGTCGAGCTGCTCGCGGAGAAGGCCGGGCGCGCCCCGGACGTGCGGGTGACCCTGCGCAAGGGCATTCCGGTCGCGGGCGGCATGGCGGGCGGCTCCGCGGACGCGGCGGGCACACTCGTCGCGCTGTCGTCGCTGTGGCGGCTGGAGCTGGGCCGCGACGAGCTGGCCGAGCTGGCCGCCGAGCTCGGATCGGACGTCACGTTCGGCCTGCACGGCGGCACCGCGCTCGGCACCGGCCGCGGCGAGAAGATCATCCCCGTGCTCGCCCGGCACCGGCTGCACTGGGTGATCGCGCTGGCCCGCGGCGGGCTGTCCACACCGGCGGTGTTCTCCGAGCTGGACCGGCTGCGCGGCGACGGCCCGATCGCCGAGCGGCCGGTCGAGCCCGTCCTGGAGGCACTGTCCTCCGGGGACCCGCGGCGGCTCGCGCTCAACCTGGGCAACGACCTGCAGGTGGCCGCCGTCTCGATGGCCCCGGACCTGCGCCGCACCCTGCGGGCCGGGGTCAACTCCGGCGCGCTCGCCGGGCTGGTGTCCGGGTCCGGGCCGACCTGCGCGTTCCTGTGCGCCGACGCCGACTCGGCCGTCGAGGTCGCGACCGAGCTCGCCGGCATGGGGGTGTGCCGGACGGTGCGGGTTGCCCACGGCCCGGCCGGCGGCGCCCGCATCGTCGACACCTCCGAGACCGGCGGCGACCACCCCCCCGACCGCGGCGGTCCCTCGAGCTCCGGCTCGTGGCCCCCGGTCCGTGCCTGA